TCCGGCTTTAAGGGTTTATGTTTGATTCCTTTAAGTTGCCTTTTTACAGAAATGCCATCGTAGGACATGGCCAGTCTCCCCTCTTCGTGACTACTTTCCTTTTGGACTTAAAATGCAAAACAGAACAATTGAAATTCAAGGCTTCCGTATATAGAGTGTCGAAAAGGGGGGGAAAGTTGGAAAAAAAATCGGGGGGAGAGAAAAAAACGACCGCAGATCGCGGTCCATTACTATTTCAATTTAAGAAAAAATAAATTTACTTTATTTTTTTATTAACTGTCCAATACCGATTCCTCCAAATACAAGGGCGATAATCTCTAAAATTTTATAATAAATTTCAGCGCTATCTCTAACTAAATAAACCGTTAAAAAAACAAATAGTAAAAGGGAAATGATGACGTAGATCAAATTATAATTTCTTTGGTTATTTGCATAACGAAACTGTCTTTCGTTATCCTCTCGCACTGAATCAAGGATTTTATCAATATGTTGCTCCGTCATTTTTTCGGCTAGTTTATTTGCAAAAACATCCGTATGCGATATCGCCGATTGTTTTGAGGAGGTTATCGATAGGAAGAATTCTCGAATTTGAGGTGGTAAATTTTTAACGATCTCCGCATCTTTTTCCGAAATCGATTTTTCTTCTTTCTCTTCTTGGTTATTTTTAATTAAGTGCTTTTCTTCCTTATTATTTTTAGCATTTTTTTCTTCTTTACCGCTCATCGCCGACCTCGTTTCATGTCAAATAAGTGGAAAATGGATTTTGGAAAAATTTATTCACTCTCGACTGAAATTCGTTTTGAATATACATAGATAAAGACAATTTCATCAAAGTAGCGAATTCATCTTTACTTAATAATCCATTATTATGTAGATAAGACAATGAATTTATTTTTTCTTTAAATTCGGAGAAATCCGAATTCGACGGAAAGGTTGTATTTTCCACAGAAATCTTAGGGGAATTTATATTACGAAAGAACATATCTTTCACCTCTTTCATCATTTTTTTCCCATATATTGTAGAAGGGCATGAAAAAAAATTTATTAAATCTCATTCTATTCTTCGGTATGAGTGATTTGGTTCTTTAATCTTTAGTAATAATTATAACTTGGAATTTATAACAAAAAAAATCGAGGAAATCAAGATTTTATTTTTACCTGGAATCATTAAGCAAAATTCGTGCCGGATTTCTTGGCTTTAGATAAAACTCCTGGATATTAAGGTCTCATGGATTTTACTGTGGAATGAAAGCCGTTGACGGCCGCCAAAACGCCTCCAGCGATTCCGCCATAGGTCATTCCCGTCAGCAAGAGGATAGTCATGCTGGGAAGCATGATGCCGGTCAGCTGGCCGACATAATGGTGGTTGCTAGTATAGAACGCGGAAAAATCGGAAGAGATAAAAGTGCCTGATAGAACGAAAACGATGGTAAATACCGCATGAAATGCGCCAACGCCGAAGCCTAAGAGTGCGGCGCGGCTGTTCGTTCGGTTGCGATCTGGCAGGAATTTGTAAAATAAATAGTAAGTTCCAAAAAAAATCACGAGGAGGGGAAGGAAAACGATCATGCGGATATTTTCATATTGCATTTCGACAATCCAATGCAGGGCGTTGACGATGGAATAAAAATACAAGCCGGTTCCCAACGCTCCCGTACGGGAAAACAACGATTCGTTGGCTCCTACGGCGTAAGCGGAAAGACGGTAGTAATGGGGGCTGAAATGTTCGACGCCATTCTCGTCCGTTGAACGTACTCCTGCAAAAACCAATCCCGCGTAATCGATTTGTATGACGGCGACGATCATCAAGAGATATCCGCACATAAAAATAACCAGACTTACAACGGCGCATGCAGCGAGAAAACGTCGGAGATCGAAGGGAGTTTCTTCAACGGTTGAGGAATGCGCCTTATCTTTCGGAAAAGCAACGGGTATCGTATCGGTGCGTTTTATGGTTTTATTTTTCATAATCGGGAAGATTCATTTTCTAGCATTGAACAACCCGGACATCATACCGCTATTGCCGAAAAGTCAGAAGGTCTTAGTCGCTTCACCGCAGAAGGAAGAAACCATCCGCCAGCCGCCGGCTTTTTCTACTAACGAACTGTATAGAGTTAACATAACGAAAAAAACGAGACGGCGGCGCTTTTGTTATTGCTTTTAGCCATTATCCCCGTTTTCATCCTTATCGTTCAGGTCGTGCGTATCGATATCCAGCGGCGCATGCATGTGTTCCCGTTGAAGGATCAATACGCGATAAAAACAAAACGCCGTCAAACCAATGACGATAATATTCGATAGTAAGAAAATGATCCAACCTAAATTCGTCATTCCTACGGATTCGTTGAGCGCTGGTTCCATGAGCGCGTCTCCTTTCCGGCGCCTTCATTCCTTCGTCGCGTCATTACGGACAAACGATCACTCTTCCTGTTCCACGGTTATCTTTTTATAAGCGCGATATTGCCGCTGCATGCGGGGCCACGCCAACGATTGCAGCAAGATGAGCATGAAAAAGAACACGATCATGCAAAAGATAGTGATATTTTGCAACGGCGCATTCTTGATGGTTTTCTCGACGGCGTCGTATTGATCCTGCAGCTTCGCCAACGTCTCCGGCGGCATTGGCTGTTTCAAGACGCCGGCCAGTTGCGTTTTCAAATCCTCAAATCGCCGGATGGAATCCATATCCATCGCAATATCGGAGGGAAGAACTTCTACGATCGCTTGCTTCGCTTCGCGCAACGGCTTGCCCGGCGCATCGTAAAACCACCAGCCGAGGAGGGCGAAGAGAAACAGCGGCGTAATGTAGGTAATAACGAATCCAAAGACTTTGGGCAGCGGCATATCGGCGCCATAGGACGCCTCCTTCACGCCGTTGGACACTTTCAACATGAAGATGAAAACGAAAACCTCGAAAAGCGCGAGGAGAGGAATTCCGATATTCGACGTATACGTATCCACCGTATCCATCACCGTTAAGCCGTGAGAAATAATAATCGCATTCGCGCCGAGAAAGGTTATCAAGCCGAGAATCGTAACGGATGCGCGTCGGTTAAGCCCAAATCCCTCTTCGAAAAAGGCGATGGCCGGTTGCAGCATGGAGAGCGAAGAAGTGATTCCCGCCAGGAAAAGCAGAACATAGAAGCAAGCGCCGAATATTACTCCACCTGGCATCATGTCGAAAATATGGGGCATGACGACGAATCCCAGGCCGAAGGTCCCTTCTTCAGCTACTGCCGCCATTTGGGCGGTTCCTAAAAAAATCAACGCAGCGGGAATGACCATCAATCCGCCCAGGCAGACCTCGCAAAATTCGTTGGTCGCGCTGGCGGTGAGGCCGGAAAGCACGACGTCGTCTTTTTTCGTCAGATAGCTGGCGTAAGTTACGATGATGCCAAAACCAACCGACAGCGAGAAGAATATCTGACCGCAGGCGGCGATCCATACCGCCGGATCTTTCAATTGTTCCCAATGGGGATTCCACATAAAGCCCAAACCGTTGACGACATTCTGTTCGGGATGGGCCGGATTGGGCGTTCCCAGCGTGACGACTCGCAAAACGACGATAACGGCCATGATGACCAAAAGCGGCATAGCGATACGGCAAAAATACTCGATTCCTTTGGAAAGCCCCCGATACACCAAATAAAAATTGGCGAGGAACGTGAAAAGGAAAAAGCCATACGTGACGGTCAAACCAGTGAAAAAGTACGCGACAGGTTCATCCGAACTGTAGGTGAATTCCTGAAAAAAAACGGCGTAGGCATTATCGACGGCGCTCTCTTTGAGATTAAGCGCGCCGGATATGGAAAACCAGGCATAGGCCAGGCACCACGATTCCACATAGACGTAATACATGAAAATAACAATAGGGACGAAGAGTCCCAACGCGCCGACATAGCGAATGCGGCTATTGCCGCAGAGTATGCCAAAAATGCCTGGAGAAGAGGAAAGACCGGAAAGCCTTCCGGCGCGGCGGCCCATGATCCACTCCGCCCAGCATATTGGAATTCCCAAAAGGACGAAGGAAAGAAAATAGGGGATCATAAAAGCGCCGCCCCCATTTTGCACGGCGACTCCGGGGAAACGTAAAAAGTTGCCCAACCCGACGGCGCTGCCCGCCACTGCCAGAATGACGCCGAGTTTGCTGCCCCAACTCTCGCGTCCGGCGAATTCGTTGAATTCCTTTTTCTCTGCCATCGTTTATCCTCCCGGCATCCCTGGCGCAGGTTGTTCACTCACTCCGCTTAATCTTTTTGTAACATGAACGCCCTCTCAATGGCAAGGCGTAAAGCAATGATGAATGATGAATGATGAATGATGAAAAAAAGTGGGATGATTCAACGGGGAATTCAAAGATGGGAAAAAAAAATTTGCAGTTACCTCTGGTGGGCTACGCTTCGCTTTGATCCCACCCTACAAACTCCCAGTCTTTTAGTCACCCAGTTACCCTGTCTTCTTGTCTGTATTCTCCGGCTAATTCTACATATTTCAGCGCGAAGGCGGATTGCTTTATGCGTTCATCTTCCGTCAACTCGCGTATTACCTTTCCCGGCGAGCCGAGTACCAGGCTGTACGGCGGAATGACAGTTCCTTGCGTTACTAGCGTTCCCGCGCCGATTACCGAGCCGTTCCCGATCACGGCGCCGTCCAGGACGATCGCTCCCATGCCGATGAGGCAGCTGTCTTCTACGGTGCAGGCGTGTAAAATCGCCAGGTGGCCGACGACTACATAGCGGCCTACTATGCAAGGCGCGCCGGTTCCCACATGCAGTACGCTATTGTCCTGGATATTGCTGCCTTCTCCCACTTCCACCGCCGCGATATCGCCGCGCAGCGCCGCTCCGAACCAGACGCTGACGTTATCGCCCAGTATGACCTCGCCGATAATCGAGGCGTTGGGCGCCAGAAAAACGTTCTCTCCGATAATCGGCGTTTTTTCTCGAAAAGGGATAACCAAACCACCCCCGGCGAGGCTTTCGGGCAATGGTAGATTCATGGGATTTTGTATATTCATCGCATTCGATCCTCGATCGATCCTTGATTATTGGGAATAATATATCTTAATAAATCCTGATATGCGCGATGAAGAGTAGATTGGAGTTGTTTTCGCGTCGTTTGAATCACGAAAGCACGAAATGAAAAAGAAAAGCACGAAAAAAACAAATAGCGCTAGTGATCGCGCCGTTAAAAGGATTTTTCCGTGAAATCCCAAAGAATCCGCGATATACGTGATTCAAAAATTTCGTGGAATTCGAGTAATTTCGCGTCTTCGTGATTCAAAACGGCTAATCGTAATAGACTCATTCTACTTTCTATCGCGCCTAACATGAGTGAATCATAATCGCAATGGGATTAAATTATCGAGCAGGAAAAGGAGTAACTATGGCTTCGTTTAGGATGTTGACTAGGAAATATTCGTTCACCATTCTCGCCGCATTCGCACTTCTCTGGATTGGATCGTACGGTTTCGCGCAAGATGCGCCGCCCATGCCGAAGGGTTTCGAAAGCGAAGAGGCGTTGAAGGCGGCGTTGTTAATGGGGCAAATTAAAATAATTGACGCCGCCCACGTTACGGTTCCCGACACGGTTGAAGAGATCAAGGATATCGAATACGGCAAAGTGGGCGACCGTTCGCTGCAATTGGACCTGTACGTGCCCAAAAATCTTACAAAACCGGTTCCAGTCATCGTTTTCATTCACGGCGGCGCCTGGAAAAGCGGCAAGCGCTCTGACATGAAATTCTACACTGTAGATTACGCCGCCAAGGGTTATGTTACGGCGACGATTTCCTATCGTTTTACGCAGGAAGCAATCTTCCCGGCGGCGGTTCAAGACGCCAAGTGCGCAATTCGTTGGCTGCGCGCCAACGCCAAGAAATACCATATCGATCCCGACAAGATCGGCGTCAGCGGCAATTCTGCAGGAGGCCATCTTTCGATGATGATTGGGTATTCTTCCGATGCGCCCGAATTGGAAGGGAATGGCGGCAATCCCGGCGTCAGCAGCCGGGTTCAAGCGGTGGTGGATTTTTACGGTCCGGTGGATATGACCACGCCCTTCGCCCGCAAACAGGGGGTTTTGATAAGCTTTCTGGGAGGAAAAACCTACGAGGAAGCGCCGGAACTGTACGTCAAATCCTCGCCGATGACCTATTTAACGCCAGACGATCCCCCAACCGCGATTTTTCATGGAACGATCGACAGCGTCGTCCCCATCGATCAGGCGGATAGTTTGGCGAAAAAGTTGCAGGAATTGAAAATCCCTTACGTCTATGACCGGTTCGAAGGTTGGATTCACACGATGGATTTGGCGGAAGCCGTCAACGTCCGCTGCCGATACCAGATGGACAAGTTTTTCGCTAAATATTTGCCGGTGAAATAAAAGGAGATAGGAGAGCCTCTTGCAAAACTCTATAATTCCTCCCCCAATCCTGGGGGAGGTTAGGAGGGGGTTGTCTTAAGTCTAATAAAATCAACCCCCCTCTAACTCCCCCCAAGCTTGGGGGAGAATTTAAAAGCAGATTTTATTAATTTTGCAAGAGCCTCAGGATTTAAGAAGTATGAAAATGAGCAAGTTGAATTTGCCTTTCGCATCCCTCTTTTCCTGGATAATAGAAACAAAAAAGGCCCGCGCAGATTATGCGGGCCTTTTCGCATTCGCGAATTGATTTCCTACTCCGTCATTCCACCCGGACCGAAGATGGCGATATCGCCGATGCTGATTAGGCCATTGGTGGGATCGTAGCGGAAGGTGCAATCGTCGCCGTTATTGCCGCAGAGCGCACTCATGTTTACATTGGTTCCAAACGATTTGACGAGCCATTGCGTAGAACAATCCTTTTGTCCGGCCATAGCCTCGGCGGGGCCTCTCAACAGAAACGGCTCAAAATAGGCGTAATGGTCGGCGCATAAAGCGATGCGGAGGCCGCCACCACTGTTGCCACCCGCATAATTCACTGGTTTCACGCCCACTGGCGTTCCATAGACGTAACGATACCATGTCACGGCGGCGTAAGCTTCGCCCTGTCCCCCGCCGGTTTTGAGGATATGTCTCGGCGGAAACACGTCCTGGGGTACGTTCGCAATATAAGAAAGGGGCGAAGTCAACGCTTGCAATTTGAAGGGCGGAGCGTAGTTGTTGTTGTCTAGATAATACATCTCCTGGGCCGTATAGATCGCCTTGAAATCCGATTTGACCTTGGCCACTTTCGCCCGCGTCTGGGCGTTGATGAAGTTGGGGACGGCGATGGCCGCCAAAACTCCAATAATGGCGACGACGATTAGCAGTTCGATGAGCGTAAATGCTCTGCGTCTGGTTGACATGCGCGTAAAAACCTCCCGAAGAGTAATTTGGCTTTATAAACAAAGATAGAATTCCAATAATCGTACCACGTCTCGCCCTTTTGTCGACCCGGAACAGCCTCGCGCAAGACGTTTTCCCGGATATATAGGATAAATGTTTATTGTAACTATGCTATAGGCTTATCGTAAAAAATTGCTAAAAAGGATCTGCTTGGGGAAAAAGCGGAGTTGCAATCGAAATGAGGGATTCAAGTGAAATGAATCTCGACTTTCTCCAGATTAAAGCGGTTTATCTTCAAAATGAAATCGAATGGGATGGAAATTAGGAATTATACCAATCTGCGTTAAAATTGCAGCTTATAAATTCCCTCGCCCTTTGGGAGAGGGTTAGGGTGAGGGAAATATAAACCTAATAATATCAACCCTCACCTAACCTCTCCCAATCTTGGGAGAGGAATTTTGAAAACAACAATCTCAATGCATGTTGGAATTACCCTACTCCAAAGCATCCTCCTTTTTCCTCCCATAATAAATAAAACTCTTTAATCTTGCCCGCGCCGTGGCTTTTCCGTCTTCTCCGATAGGGGGCAGGCCTTCCAGCCAGCGGACGGGCTTCAGGCCGGCTTTTTTGAACCAGCGTTCCAGAGTGGGTTCGTCGAAGCCCAGCCAGGCGTCGGCCAGTTCTTCGCGCATCCATTCTTCGTTATGGCTTTGCAGGTCGATGACGGCGACGATTCCCCCCGGCTTGACGATGCGCGCCATTTCGGCGATGGCGGCGGCGGGATCGGGAGCGTGATGCAGCACGAGTCCCGCGAAGGCGGCGTCCACTTCTTCGTTTTTCAACGGCAATTCGTCGATCTCGCCTTCACGCAGTTCGATGTTGTTCAGCCCGGCAGCCTTGGCTTTTTCCCGCGCTACGCTCAGCATTTCAGGCGAGTGATCCACGCCGACGACCTTCTTCACCAGCCGCGCCAAAGGCAGCAGCAGGTGTCCCGTGCCCGTGCCGATATCCGCCGCCGTCAACGACGGCGGGATCAGCGCTTCCAACGCCTGATAGGTTACTGGCTCGCCGCACAAAGTGGCGCGGATTTCATCCCAGCGTCCCGCGTGCTTGCCGTAAAACCGGTGGCTGCGCTTGCGTTTCTTCTGCAAAAGCTCTTGCAGTTTCTTTCTGTCTTGCTTGACCTCTTGTCTTTCCTTAGCCCATTTTCCCGCCAATTCCCACGCTTGCGCCATTTCTGGGGCCGTCCCGGCATTCTCCGTCTTGCGGTAATAGGCCCAAGTCCCTTCCCGGCGGCAATCGAGGAACGATGCTTCTTTCAATACCGTCAAATGGCGCGAAATTCGCGATTGGGAGGAATCCAATATCTCTACGATATCGTTGACGCTCAGTTCTTGATTTTCCAATAAGCACAGGATGCGCAGCCGCGTCTCGTCGGAAAGAGCTTTAAAAATTTTGATGGGATCGGGATAGTTCATCATAATTACTTGCATATAACCGGATATATGGATATAATAAATCCTAATTCAACGGCGTCAAGAGAACTCCCGGTTGGCGAGCTATCGAAAAAGAGCGCCGGACTCTTATTATAGAAAAGGTTGATTGCAATTATGGCGCAGGAAAAAATCGTTACTTCCGAATCCGTAACCGAAGGCCATCCCGATAAAATCGCCGATCAGATATCCGACGGCGTTCTCGATGCCATCTATGCCACGGACCCCCAGGGCCGCGTCGCCTGCGAGACGCTTATCACCACCGGCCTTATCGTCGTCGCTGGCGAAATCACCACCAACGCCCGCATCGATTACGCCCAGGTCGCCCGCTCCGTCGTCAACGACATCGGCTATAACAACGCCGCTTTCGGCTTCGACTGCAATACCTGCGGCGTGATGGTTTCTCTCGACCGCCAGTCGCCGGACATCGCCATGGGCGTCGACGAATCCAACGATCACGAACAAGGCGCGGGCGACCAAGGCATGATGTACGGCTACGCCAGCGACGAAACGCCGCAACTCATGCCCACGCCCATCCTATTCGCCCATCAATTGACCAAGAAGTTATCCGAAGTTCGCAAAAACGGCGCCTTGCCCTGGCTGCGGCCCGA
This window of the Candidatus Omnitrophota bacterium genome carries:
- a CDS encoding alpha/beta hydrolase, coding for MASFRMLTRKYSFTILAAFALLWIGSYGFAQDAPPMPKGFESEEALKAALLMGQIKIIDAAHVTVPDTVEEIKDIEYGKVGDRSLQLDLYVPKNLTKPVPVIVFIHGGAWKSGKRSDMKFYTVDYAAKGYVTATISYRFTQEAIFPAAVQDAKCAIRWLRANAKKYHIDPDKIGVSGNSAGGHLSMMIGYSSDAPELEGNGGNPGVSSRVQAVVDFYGPVDMTTPFARKQGVLISFLGGKTYEEAPELYVKSSPMTYLTPDDPPTAIFHGTIDSVVPIDQADSLAKKLQELKIPYVYDRFEGWIHTMDLAEAVNVRCRYQMDKFFAKYLPVK
- a CDS encoding prepilin-type N-terminal cleavage/methylation domain-containing protein, with product MSTRRRAFTLIELLIVVAIIGVLAAIAVPNFINAQTRAKVAKVKSDFKAIYTAQEMYYLDNNNYAPPFKLQALTSPLSYIANVPQDVFPPRHILKTGGGQGEAYAAVTWYRYVYGTPVGVKPVNYAGGNSGGGLRIALCADHYAYFEPFLLRGPAEAMAGQKDCSTQWLVKSFGTNVNMSALCGNNGDDCTFRYDPTNGLISIGDIAIFGPGGMTE
- a CDS encoding gamma carbonic anhydrase family protein; translated protein: MNIQNPMNLPLPESLAGGGLVIPFREKTPIIGENVFLAPNASIIGEVILGDNVSVWFGAALRGDIAAVEVGEGSNIQDNSVLHVGTGAPCIVGRYVVVGHLAILHACTVEDSCLIGMGAIVLDGAVIGNGSVIGAGTLVTQGTVIPPYSLVLGSPGKVIRELTEDERIKQSAFALKYVELAGEYRQEDRVTG
- a CDS encoding metalloregulator ArsR/SmtB family transcription factor; its protein translation is MMNYPDPIKIFKALSDETRLRILCLLENQELSVNDIVEILDSSQSRISRHLTVLKEASFLDCRREGTWAYYRKTENAGTAPEMAQAWELAGKWAKERQEVKQDRKKLQELLQKKRKRSHRFYGKHAGRWDEIRATLCGEPVTYQALEALIPPSLTAADIGTGTGHLLLPLARLVKKVVGVDHSPEMLSVAREKAKAAGLNNIELREGEIDELPLKNEEVDAAFAGLVLHHAPDPAAAIAEMARIVKPGGIVAVIDLQSHNEEWMREELADAWLGFDEPTLERWFKKAGLKPVRWLEGLPPIGEDGKATARARLKSFIYYGRKKEDALE
- a CDS encoding sodium-dependent transporter, which translates into the protein MAEKKEFNEFAGRESWGSKLGVILAVAGSAVGLGNFLRFPGVAVQNGGGAFMIPYFLSFVLLGIPICWAEWIMGRRAGRLSGLSSSPGIFGILCGNSRIRYVGALGLFVPIVIFMYYVYVESWCLAYAWFSISGALNLKESAVDNAYAVFFQEFTYSSDEPVAYFFTGLTVTYGFFLFTFLANFYLVYRGLSKGIEYFCRIAMPLLVIMAVIVVLRVVTLGTPNPAHPEQNVVNGLGFMWNPHWEQLKDPAVWIAACGQIFFSLSVGFGIIVTYASYLTKKDDVVLSGLTASATNEFCEVCLGGLMVIPAALIFLGTAQMAAVAEEGTFGLGFVVMPHIFDMMPGGVIFGACFYVLLFLAGITSSLSMLQPAIAFFEEGFGLNRRASVTILGLITFLGANAIIISHGLTVMDTVDTYTSNIGIPLLALFEVFVFIFMLKVSNGVKEASYGADMPLPKVFGFVITYITPLFLFALLGWWFYDAPGKPLREAKQAIVEVLPSDIAMDMDSIRRFEDLKTQLAGVLKQPMPPETLAKLQDQYDAVEKTIKNAPLQNITIFCMIVFFFMLILLQSLAWPRMQRQYRAYKKITVEQEE